In Catenulispora sp. EB89, the genomic stretch GGGAGGTGGCAGGAGTGCTGCCGTCAGGGAAGTTAGCCGTGCGAACTAAGTCGGTCAACGGACGCTGATGTAAACACACGGAGAAGAATGATCGTCAGTCACTCAGGGAGCTGACGGAACTCCAGCGCCGTGCGCAGCGCCTCTGCCTCTTCCTGCGAGAGCTGCTCCAGGAAGTGCACGAACGACACCGTCTGGTTGTCGCTGGTGGCCAGCGCGTCGCACATCAGGCGCGCGGTATAGGACTCGCGGGAGGCCGCGGCCTCGTAGGCGTACGCCCGGCCCCGGCGCTGGCGGCTGAGCCAGCCCTTGCGGCGCAGTTTCTCCATGACGGTCAGGACCGTC encodes the following:
- a CDS encoding BlaI/MecI/CopY family transcriptional regulator, which translates into the protein MALRQFGELEAQVMDRVWRHNRPVLVRDVLADLNTDRDLAYTTVLTVMEKLRRKGWLSRQRRGRAYAYEAAASRESYTARLMCDALATSDNQTVSFVHFLEQLSQEEAEALRTALEFRQLPE